The region AGCACAGTCTaacacaaagaaacaaacaaacgacaaccagccaagaacgccagaaagatgccggaagtttgccggaagaacgcacaaaagttgcccgaagaacgccagaacacgcatcaaagttgaccaagaacgaagaaccaagaagaaggaagaacgcccgaaggttgccggaagattgcctagtgacgcccgaagaacgccagaaaacgcatcaaagttgaccaagaacgaagaacctagaagaaggaagaacgcccgaaggttgccggaagattgcctagaaagtaggccggcagattgtcagaaggcagccagacacactgcccacagcgcacaagccagcggagaaacacacaggaggatcggagcagtctaaaacaaagaaacaaacaaacgacaacaagccaagaacgccagaaagatgccggaagattgccggaagaacgcacaaaaattgcccgaagaacgccagaaaacgcatcaaagttgaccaagaacgaagaacctagaagaaggaagaacgcccgaaggttgccggaagattgcctagaaagtaggccggcagattgtcagaaggcagccagacacactgcccacagcgcacaagccagcggagaaacacacaggaggatcggagcacagtctaaaacaaagaaacaaacaaacgacaacaagccaagaacgccagaaagatgccggaagattgccggaagaacgcacaaaaattgcccgaagaacgccagaaaacgcatcaaagttgaccaagaacgaagaacctagaagaaggaagaacgcccgaaggttgccggaagattgcctagaaagtaggccggcagattgtcagaaggcagccagacacactgcccacagcgcacaagccagcggagaaacacacaggaggatcggagcagtctaaaacaaagaaacaaacaaacgacaacaagccaagaacgccagaaagatgccggaagattgccggaagaacgcacaaaagttgcccgaagaacgccagaaaacgcatcaaagttgaccaagaacgaagaacctagaagaaggaagaacgcccgaaggttgccggaagattgcctagaaagtaggccggcagattgtcagaaggcagccagacacactgcccacagcgcacaagccagcggagaaacacacaggaggatcggagcacagtctaaaacaaagaaacaaacaaacgacaacaagccaagaacgccagaaagatgccggaagattgccggaagaacgcacaaaaattgcccgaagaacgccagaaaacgcatcaaagttgaccaagaacgaagaacctagaagaaggaagaacgcccgaaggttgccggaagattgcctagaaagtaggccggcagattgtcagaaggcagccagacacactgccTACAGCGCATAAGCcagcggagaaacacacaggaggatcggagcacagtctaaaacaaagaaacaaacaaacgacaacaagccaagaacgccagaaagatgccggaagattgccggaagaacgcacaaaaattgcccgaagaacgccagaaaacgcatcaaagttgaccaagaacgaagaaccaagaagaaggaagaacgcccgaaggttgccggaagattgcctagtgacgcccgaagaacgccagaaaacgcaccaaagttgaccaagaacgaagaacctagaagaaggaagaacgcccgaaggttgccggaagattgcctagtgacgcccgaagaacgccagaaaacgcatcaaagttgaccaagaacgaagaacctagaagaaggaagaacgcccgaaggttgccggaagattgcctagaaagtaggccggcagattgtcagaaggcagccagacacactgcccacagcgcacaagccagcggagaaacacacaggaggatcggagcagtctaaaacaaagaaacaaacaaacgacaacaagccaagaacgccagaaagatgccggaagattgccggaagaacgccagaaaacgcatcaaagttgaccaagaacgaagaaccaagaagaaggaagaacgcccgaaggttgccggaagattgcctagaaacgcccgaagaacgccagaaaacgcatcaaagttgaccaagaacgaagaacctagaagaaggaagaacgcccgaaggttgcccgaaggttgccggaagattgcctagaaacgcccgaagaacgccagaaaacgcatcaaagttgaccaaaaacgaagaacctagaagaaggaagaacgcccgaaggttgccggaagattgcctagaaagtaggccggcagattgtcagaaggcagccagacacactgcccacagcgcacaagccagcggagaaacacacaggaggatcggagcacagtctaaaacaaagaaacaaacaaacgacaacaagccaagaacgccagaaagatgccggaagattgccggaagaacgcacaaaaattgccaataaacaaacaaaaacaaaccaacgcgCCAACCTCAATAAGCCCAATAAGCCAAAGCCCAATAAGCAAAAGCCCAATGAACCAAAAATATCCCAATAAACCAACTAAACCCCAATAAGCCAAAATCACAAATAAAGCCGTTTGGTATCATATTTTGTGTACTTTTAGGCATGTTTACGGCTGGGAAAAAATTGACAAGTCACAAATGGTGCCGTTTCAtataattttttcaaatttttaggCATGTTTACGGAACTTTCAACTTTTTGACGTGCCGAAAACATGCCTAAATGAGCACAAAATTTTATATGAAATGGCATCATTAACGACTGCTATTTTTAAGCACTTATAAAATACTACAAATCGTCTCGAATCCAACGGtccaaacggcgcatttttagcacgtCGGGAAgtatgagtttttgaattttcaaaaattcgagcagagCCTCAAGATGCCATGGAAATGACACAAAAATGGCATGGAAATGACACAAAATAGGCTCAAATGCAAAGAGAATACAAAGGTAATGACTCAAATGACTCAAATCCCAAagaaatgacacaaaaaagTCTCTAAATGACACGAATAACCCTCAAAAaggccacaaaacacaaaaaacaaagcctCAAATGCAATGGAAATGCCTCTAAAATGGCTAGGAAATCAATAGAAAACTCTCTCAAAAACAACTCACAAAAACTCCCTAAACATTCTAGGATAGTCTCTCAATAAAGCAGCCAGtcaagtaaataaaaaaaaccttgaaaGATTCTAGGAAAAGgggcgaagcaaaaaaagcctcttggaaagggggaaagcagaaaggaagacagcggtatttaatttaagaaattaaaaaaaaaattccgaTAAGTATGTCATTTTGCCGAGCTTCTTCtgaatccggaacacttcttcctcgacgttcatgttgctggtgcctggcagaaacctgggtgtgttgtttctcgtacccttcgccgccgtacgcacgcacgctgaaagaggtaaagcgggatgatgcgatgtAACATACGGGGAACGGTGTACAAAGCGCCGCGCTTACCGAGCCATCCGATAAGGATGTCATTTTACCGAGATTCTTCTGAATCCGGAACAGTTCTTCCtcgacgttcatgttgctggtgcctggcagaaacctgggtgtgttgtttctcgtacccttcgccgccgtacgcacgcacgctgatagaggtaaagcgggatgatgcgatgtAACATACGGGGAACGGTGTACAAAGCGCCGCACTTACCGAGCCATCCGATaaggatgtcattttgccgagattcttctgaatccggaacacttcttcctcgacgttcatgttgctggtgcctggcagaaacctgggtgtgttgtttctcgtacccttcgccgccgtacgcacgcacgctgatagaggtaaagcgggatgatgcgatgtAACATACGGGGAACGGTGTACAAAGCGCCGCGCTTACCGAGCCATCCGATaaggatgtcattttgccgagcttcttctgaatccggaacacttcttcctcgacgttcatgttgctggtgcctggcagaaatctgggtgtgttgtttctcgtacccttcgccgccgtacgcacgcacgctgaaagaggtaaagcgggatgatgcgatgtAACATACGGGGAGCGGTGTACAAAGCGCCGCGCTTACCGAGCCATTCGATaaggatgtcattttgccgagattcttctgaatccggaacacttcttcctcgacgttcatgttgctggtgcctggcagaaatctgggtgtgttgtttctcgtacccttcgccgccgtacgcacgcacgctgaaagaggtaaagcgggatgatgcgatgtAACATACGGGGAGCGGTGTACAAAGCGCCGCGCTTACCGAGCCATCCGATaaggatgtcattttgccgagattcttctgaatccggaacacttcttcctcgacgttcatgttgctggtgcctggcagaaatctgggtgtgttgtttctcgtacctttcgccgccgtacgcacgcacgctgaaagaggtaaagcgggatgatgcgatgtAACATACGGGGAGCGGTGTACAAAGCGCCGCGCTTACCGAGCCATCCGATaaggatgtcattttgccgagattcttctgaatccggaacacttcttcttcgacgttcatgttgctggtgcctggcagaaatctgggtgtgttgtttctcgtacccttcgccgccgtacgcacgcacgctgaaagAGGTAAAGCGACATGATGCGCTTGTCGTCGCTCGCCGGGCTGCTAACCGAGGAGgggcttcctttcttttcgcgGGTCGCTATGCTGGAGGATGCCGCTAACTGGTGAGCCACTACCGTTTAACCGAGATGAAGCCGAGTTCGATGGGCCGTAGACGGTGcatttaaagaaaaacttttgccGGAAAAGGGCGCGATCTAGCAGCAAAACACGGGACACGCGAAACCGCGGCGGAGGAAATTTTCAGCACACAGGGGTCCaaaaattataaatatttCAGTGGCCGTATCGCACTTTTTCGGAATGGTCCAGATTCAGTGTGGTGTGGACGCAGCATTACAAAAATcgccccgttgacacagaacaaatttttgaatttaaaaataaaaactaatttaaatttaaaatttgaatttaaaaataaataaatagttCAGATTATGCGTGATGTGGACTCAGCAAAACTAAAAGCGCCCCGTtgacaaaaaacaaatttttgaatttaaaaataaaaactaatttaaatttaaaatttgaatttaaaaataaataaatagttCAGATTATGCGTGATGTGGACTCTGCAAAACTAAAATCACCCCGTTGACAAAGaacaaatttttgaaaataaaatttgaatttaaaaaaaaataaacggtCCAGATTCTGCGTGGTGTGGACTCTGCAAAACTAAACTCGCCCCGTTGACAAAGAACAaatttttgaatttaaaaatacaaaataatttgaaatttttgaaataaaaattcggttaaattttttaatttaaaatttgaatttaaaaataaataaacggtCCAGATTCTGCGTGGTGTGGACTTTGCATAACTAAAATCGCCCCGTTGACACAGCACAAatttttgaattaaaaaaaaactgctcgaatttttgaaaaatcaaaaactcatGCTTCCCGacgtgctaaaaatgcgccgttttgaCCGTTGGATTCGTGATGATTTCCAGTATGTTTTGAGTACTTAAAaaattttttgaattttttttcaGATTTGTAGTActaatttttttcttcaaatttttAGTACAATTGTactaattttttaatttttaagtACAATCGTACTAAATTTTAGTACAATTGTACTAAATTTTTAGTAATGGTGAAagcggcgcatttttagcacgtCAGGAAGTATGAGttttcgaattttcaaaaattcgagcagttttatATGCACTCATAAAATACTACAAATCGTCTCGAATCCAACGGTCCAagcggcgcatttttagcacgtCGGGAAgtatgagtttttgaattttcaaaaattcgagcagttttttatgcacTCATAAAATACTACAAATCGTCTCGAATCCAACGGtccaaacggcgcatttttagcacgtCGGGAAgtatgagtttttgaatttttaaaaaaattcaaaaattcgaacatttttttatatttaaaaatttgtGCTGTGTCAACGGGGCGATTTTAGTATTGCTGCGTCCACACCCCACAGAATCTGGaccgtttatttatttttaaattcaaattatttattttttaaatctaaAATTTgggtaaaacgggtcgactgcccccgtgaactctccgcttaactgtcattgtgggatttcgccagtataaattggcaaccattttagcagggttgccgatttcctacctagccaatgcgccagaaagagaaaagccaacctttgaaagaaaggcacagctataggttaccaaggcgaattgaaagtagaggcgaattcgttttgaaaattcaaatttcaaactaacaGACATGCAACCACGCGCACGACTTATAaattgtcgagatcaagccagcttttgtccttatgctcagcgcgtggtttctgtccacactgagctgacctttggacacctccgttatcgttttggagatgtaccgccccagtcaaactccgcacctggcaatgtccatgacctggagcctgaaaatgctgtccagatgtcttaggtgtcgcggagtgGTCGGTGCAGGgtagccagctggccagcggaggacgcgccacgagtgcgctagcaaccggccagccgtgtgcgacgacatggctgagcgctgagcgagaaaccatggtgcattgggcacacgagccaaccgccgattcaaatggggggggggggcaaataaatcaacgccatCTGCAGAGGCCATCACAGCGACCGCCAGATGGCGTCGtattgtttaccaacaaaccggccatgttTCCTCGGGTCGGCATAGCGGAATataactatctctttcactctagtgacttacgcatgcgccttgctgttcttgcatttgtatcgtttcgtacgtttgacaggaaacagctgatcgataagtatgctctttctctttcgttcatagtttgctctctttccatctttttgaattttatcgttttcatgacGTTTATAAGGGTGGGTTTAAAGctgggcgttaattaaaatgaatttcgccggggaaaatgaaacataaacgataaaaaagttcacgggggcagtcgacccgttttaccaaaagaacttatctgaacaacatacttatgctactattaaTTTCTaaggttgaaaatcgctgtcgattgcagtcgcaactggattgagtcatgctgtCCCCTTGcaaaaagaatctttggttttgggtcTTTGGAATTAAAAGGTTAAGTTTCCAATCCTTTCGCGAGACAGCACTGATGATTTGGGCGCTACCGAcggatgatgctcgctggaaGCGGTGCCCCACGGATCCGCGGCCAACAGCCCCACGGATCCCCGTAAGCgatcgatcactcgctcgtttgttgaaaacaatgagtatgaatcatttaaacgagcaaaagcgatactatggtgcttattctgtaacttgcgattacgattgCATCTaagcgatgattcatttggttcatttcgtgttcattttggtgttcacgatcgcctactgtcgagtgcatttttgtggccgacagctggcgttctgtttacatcgagcatcgagcatctgaaaaacagttatagcgtcctgattgtgcatcaataatttctttctgctaatcgtatactattattacaaaggttaagtcgtttttgatacagaaaaattaAGTTTatgcacagtttttttacttcaaactgtcattttgaattgtttattgttttcgaaacgtttcgaaacaacgagttgatgTTTCGAAATTTGTATGAATCATccaacgcctgaggccatcgttatcgcaagttacagaataagcacctatatttgacaaaatcattgaaaatttccggatatccttcgtatcaccaaacgctttctgtcgatttggtatttgacagctgctgaagtccaatatggcggcgattGATATAATATGACCCcgttgacaaaccacattttctctctcctgttaaGAGCTTAACAGGAGCCCGTGCCATACTAATTCTCTCCTGTTAGACATTAACAGGAAGGAATTCGAGTCGAGTTTGAGAAGCTCGAATTCGCTCCTGTTTATGTCTAACAGAGTAGAATTTGTACGGCGCGTGCTCCtgttagaccgtttctacacacagccaaaatttggcggctaaagccaaaattgtcggcaaaagttaTTTCACGATGATTCTCTGTaatttttctgaagttcttcttttcaagcgtccctacacacaccattatttgttttatatggagtttttgacttttgccgacaattttgactttagccgccaaattttggctgtgtgtagaaacggtcttaaGGCTTAACaagagaaaatgtggtttgtcaacggggacttcacctgtttccttaatacactttgaagttaacaggagcgagaaatgtcctgtgtcaacggggtaaAGTGGGTGCGTGTGGACTCACTCTTCTAAGgccaataaaaaaagaaaaaaaatgtcaatGTCAATGTTTTGGTGAAGGGCTCTGcttaaaaagtgttttttgaaaaagttttccacaaaacctTCGTCAATTTTGCGCCGTTTGATATTTCGAAGGCGGACACAATCAAACGGCCCTACCGTCGATGCAGCAGTAAGCTCGGCAAGCGATGTGGAAATATGTTTCCCGTCGTATCCGTGATGTGTACGACAGAACTGCCGGGATCTTAGAGGTACGGCGCGCTTGGAACTGCGGTCCCGGAGAGCGCTTCTGTGCGGAGAGTCCGCCAGAAGAAGGTGTCGACGCGAGCAACGATGGAGGCATTGGAAAGCGTTACTGTCTGCTGCAAGCGGCTCGTCCGAATCAACTGGACGGCCATACGCGGAAGGAGTACGGAACCGGATCGAACCAGTCCGAGCGCGAAGGCTTCAAGCGGAAGGAACACCATCAGCCGCGCTTGGAACACTCCTGGATCGGAGCAATAACATGGGTAAGGGTTGCCGTTGCTGACTCATTCTGATAATCCCGGGCGTGTAAACAATCCACATAACACGCCTCGTTGATAAGAGCATTTGTTATCAGGTAGCTTCTCTTTTTCCATTATCTTTCCACTTTAGACGAGTGCCATTATTTGCGGCTGGTACACGAGTCAGCTGTTGTGCCTCTACCGTCGCACCCAACGTGTGGAGTATCCCGGAGGACGCTGCTACCAGTCTGCGTTACTTCGAACCGCGGACGAACAAAATCGTCTCTCCTTTCTACATTGCCGGGTGCTCTCGGAGTACTTTAGACAGCGGACTACAACTGTTCCATCTGTATTCGCCATCGAATCGCGTAGCTCTTCTTCTGATTGTGCATCCGTCGGAAGAGAACCTGCACACGGCCATGCGCTGCCATCGTTTGCCAGCTTCGGTGGGCTTCCGTTCAGTGAGTTCGTGGACTACACCGATAGTCGCCAATCGTTGAGGCAGAACTTTGCTTTCCGTATCAATAATGATCGGAAACCGACCGTTTCTGTCGCTGTTCCGGACCTCAGTTCTAGAACCGTACATCAGCCGTCCGTAACACCAACGGTTGAACTACAGCAGCACGAACCTGAAACAATCGAGTCGGCAGTGGGGAACTTGATCAACGTTCTGGGAGAGATTGAATATCAACTTGGCTGCTATAACTTGGAGCAGGGTGAATATAGTGCGGCTGTTTCACATCTAAAGCTGGGAACCAGTCACCAACACGCCGGTGCTGCCTTCAATCTTGGTGTATGCTATGAACAGGGCTATGGTTTGCCCAAGGATTTGCGAATGGTAAGGTTTGCTTGGATTAGCTTCTACCTCTTGGCCAGGCCTACTAATTGATTCTCTCTTTCGTCTATAGGCTCTGGAATGCTATCAGCTTGCGGCGGAACAAGGCCATCCACAGGCGTTGTACAACCTAGGCGTGTTCTACGCTCGAGGATCCGCCGGATTACGTGCAAGTCGCTCGATGGCCAAAAAGTACTTCGTTGCTGCCGCCGAACTTGGTTTGGAGGAAGCGATTAAAGCTTTAGGTCCCAAGTACCGGCCAGCGAGACAACCATCCATGGCGTTTCCGCTGCAGAGTTTTGAGGAAGTATCGATTTCCGATAATGAGCGGGAATTTTCGCTCGTTAACGTGG is a window of Anopheles aquasalis chromosome 2, idAnoAquaMG_Q_19, whole genome shotgun sequence DNA encoding:
- the LOC126581693 gene encoding uncharacterized protein LOC126581693 isoform X1: MARVRAYGGEGYEKQHTQISARHQQHERRGRSVPDSEEARQNDILIGWLACVRTAAKGTRNNTPRFLPGTSNMNVEEEVFRIQKNLGKMTSLSDGSRACVRRRRVRETTHPGFCQAPAT
- the LOC126581693 gene encoding uncharacterized protein LOC126581693 isoform X4, giving the protein MARVRAYGGEGYEKQHTQVSARHQQHERRGRSVPDSEESRQNDILIGWLACVRTAAKGTRNNTPRFLPGTSNMNVEEELFRIQKNLGKMTSLSDGSRACVRRRRVRETTHPGFCQAPAT
- the LOC126581693 gene encoding uncharacterized protein LOC126581693 isoform X9; its protein translation is MARVRAYGGEGYEKQHTQISARHQQHERRGRSVPDSEESRQNDILIEWLACVRTAAKGTRNNTPRFLPGTSNMNVEEEVFRIQKKLGKMTYLSEFFF
- the LOC126581693 gene encoding uncharacterized protein LOC126581693 isoform X6 — translated: MARVRAYGGERYEKQHTQISARHQQHERRGRSVPDSEESRQNDILIGWLACVRTAAKGTRNNTPRFLPGTSNMNVEEEVFRIQKNLGKMTSLSNGSRACVRRRRVRETTHPGFCQAPAT
- the LOC126581693 gene encoding uncharacterized protein LOC126581693 isoform X2, yielding MARVRAYGGEGYEKQHTQISARHQQHERRGRSVPDSEESRQNDILIEWLACVRTAAKGTRNNTPRFLPGTSNMNVEEEVFRIQKKLGKMTSLSDGSRACVRRRRVRETTHPGFCQAPAT
- the LOC126573309 gene encoding uncharacterized protein LOC126573309 produces the protein MWKYVSRRIRDVYDRTAGILEVRRAWNCGPGERFCAESPPEEGVDASNDGGIGKRYCLLQAARPNQLDGHTRKEYGTGSNQSEREGFKRKEHHQPRLEHSWIGAITWTSAIICGWYTSQLLCLYRRTQRVEYPGGRCYQSALLRTADEQNRLSFLHCRVLSEYFRQRTTTVPSVFAIESRSSSSDCASVGREPAHGHALPSFASFGGLPFSEFVDYTDSRQSLRQNFAFRINNDRKPTVSVAVPDLSSRTVHQPSVTPTVELQQHEPETIESAVGNLINVLGEIEYQLGCYNLEQGEYSAAVSHLKLGTSHQHAGAAFNLGVCYEQGYGLPKDLRMALECYQLAAEQGHPQALYNLGVFYARGSAGLRASRSMAKKYFVAAAELGLEEAIKALGPKYRPARQPSMAFPLQSFEEVSISDNEREFSLVNVDQFHTAKRIEEWTNMSLQNVATHG
- the LOC126581693 gene encoding uncharacterized protein LOC126581693 isoform X7 codes for the protein MARVRAYGGEGYEKQHTQISARHQQHERRGRSVPDSEESRQNDILIEWLACVRTAAKGTRNNTPRFLPGTSNMNVEEELFRIQKNLGKMTSLSDGSRACVRRRRVRETTHPGFCQAPAT
- the LOC126581693 gene encoding uncharacterized protein LOC126581693 isoform X10, producing MARVRAYGGERYEKQHTQISARHQQHERRGRSVPDSEESRQNDILIGWLACVRTAAKGTRNNTPRFLPGTSNMNVEEEVFRIQKKLGKMTYLSEFFF
- the LOC126581693 gene encoding uncharacterized protein LOC126581693 isoform X8, with the translated sequence MARVRAYGGERYEKQHTQISARHQQHERRGRSVPDSEESRQNDILIGWLACVRTAAKGTRNNTPRFLPGTSNMNVEEELFRIQKNLGKMTSLSDGSRACVRRRRVRETTHPGFCQAPAT